From the Pangasianodon hypophthalmus isolate fPanHyp1 chromosome 17, fPanHyp1.pri, whole genome shotgun sequence genome, one window contains:
- the ttc3 gene encoding E3 ubiquitin-protein ligase TTC3 isoform X5: protein MFRRPEGACGVDHMAQHVHPDKAPEAAHSSDSAENKQKAEDIKQEEPSGKTVTDPQAEDVFKDPESEMGDRKARKKAASGIPEKQSVRNKQPPTQEKPQSSSSSSSEVCSKEQFCAAVRDAHIALSDQRCRNAEQSFSEALRILGSSGTKDLSITELDRTLLIYGYATALIEIGQPEELAEAQRQFEKLSSSANRTFQSLVHYGLGKVLLKENKFSKAKDEFLNALLMVQRQIMPGKLTWPTTKVTVEETCPEYLKEQLERFIETCKFPPKPDAVCRHCLGQAFIYFTDPDFKGFIRLSCCQSCKVEYHINCWKKFKAASFSDKNDKDFLQDLCFTPDCTGTVCRFVIFDSTGLIKCEFKSPISKSKVPGMRVKQKCTSLKKLKSKEERKLRRKQQRLATSVIQNESNSLKIEDKTENGADKGIDQSSFKDCAVYGDRVLHQIDKNRDLFNDESHNISSMLVCLRPWMKLDEDKGHVSILKDRAEPRVLRELVDLLLERKNRVWARVFLHNLSGCQDVKPKVHEWAQQLNNAGLKAAENFIGQFGDELEKLNLSSLLESPPLHDVFSNKGFPLIEYLRQAPPQEMRLFIWTLEEYREHYPSWFTILDDYFEMDAVCLVLKKTEKDDLLSSVYKSKSKNRKKKQKEPKSVLLLSGIRRDEEDDFFFEEDSLMLLDGDDPFSVPDNLREQVAEFEGQYVTSGYLKHYKRFLDNDPDPTKESLYDYFAQILEEHGPLEVSDQLLVGELKNFPPEAQQKIEAAGGLEHFLLESLRFVIYDGIIGLTSHAVCLQHTVDDDAFLLANFPPHTWSKVDSEPKGSSHLNPTAKEFLPQTKHLSLNDSSESYDHATCPVLPSPYVFPPQISQNLNYTFGLQDMPGTVKPGVQEAEYHDYFPDVPLDAFNAEALSSVNNYIHFKEAICHNSKTIFVQTVWGNKDTRDDVAINTEPYAQFEKNRGDMTQTEKNNIKFEKRIQNLKEMLKAFQNERGESCSALEAEVREINQHIEISNKELTLFQQKLEDEVRKDQQEKRDHQEMLKVLKGEIKELVNFQESISKLIQDKNVEYQKELDHFLAVSNQWAAEKMSLEDKIKKYRDLCAKATSRSLAGQVSVLKNRRERGLRGLRKYLSNGKAILKHLTEISPTYPSANLGSITEAWKSFVQEVEEKIVRAETQYEEQIEFVKKGTSLSSLPAVGIPSTPALPLVPAFLQPLSSPQPVFQHAHPHTPYGVQQHPARPQTHMAVNTHHAMHTPPAASENAAAPAPPAASGPVQPPQPLAVFERILDRLSSMFPHYSKSVLTKFIQEVRVMNGGSLSMMKYEEVINRAAQLILDHQEHSQEQMNFASGDVAGVRDLAVPSPTPPSDPPRASATPPPAHVWKSVSSQHRKSSRALNMEDPCIICHDDMTPEDLCVLECRHSFHRECIKSWLKEQSTCPTCREHALLPEDFPMLPGRHRRGHMHAATFS from the exons ATGTTCAGAAG ACCCGAGGGAGCATGTGGAGTAGATCACATGGCCCAACATGTTCATCCAGACAAAGCCCCAGAGGCAGCTCATAGCTCTGATAGTGCAGAGAATAAG CAGAAAGCAGAAGACATAAAGCAGGAGGAACCATCAG GGAAGACTGTGACTGACCCTCAGGCTGAGGACGTCTTTAAAGACCCTGAAAG CGAAATGGGGGACCGAAAGGCCAGAAAAAAGGCAGCGTCGGGCATTCCAGAGAAACAgtctgtaaggaataaacagcCACCTACACAGGAAAAG CcccagagcagcagcagcagcagcagtgaagTGTGCAGTAAGGAGCAGTTCTGTGCTGCAGTACGGGATGCTCATATAGCACTCAGTGACCAGCGTTGCCGCAACGCAGAGCAGTCTTTCTCTGAGGCACTCAGGATTCTGGGCTCCAGTGGGACCAAG GATCTCAGCATAACTGAACTGGACAGAACTTTGTTGATCTATGGTTATGCTACAGCCCTGATAGAAATTGGGCAACCTGAG gaattggCAGAAGCTCAGCGGCAGTTTGAAAAACTAAGCTCTTCAGCAAACAGAACGTTCCAGTCCTTGGTTCATTATGGTTTAGGAAAGGTGTTATTGAAGGAGAATAA ATTTAGCAAAGCCAAAGATGAATTTTTGAATGCTCTGTTGATGGTTCAGAGGCAGATCATGCCAGGAAAACTGACCTGGCCAACCACTAAAGTAACTGTTGAAGAGACCTGTCCTGAATATTTAAAG GAGCAGCTTGAGAGGTTTATTGAGACCTGCAAATTCCCACCTAAGCCGGATGCAGTTTGCCGACATTGCTTGGGACAAGCCTTTATATATTTCACAGATCCAGACTTTAAG GGCTTCATTCGATTGTcatgctgtcagagctgcaagGTGGAGTATCATATCAATTGCTGGAAAAAGTTCAAAGCTGCTTCATTTTCTGACAAGAATGACAAG gaTTTCCTGCAGGATTTGTGTTTTACTCCTGACTGTACTGGTACAGTCTGTCGATTTGTCATATTTGACTCAACTGGTCTTATTAAGTGTGAG TTTAAATCACCTATTTCTAAAAGCAAAGTTCCTGGGATGAGAGTCAAGCAGAAATGTACAAG TCTTAAGAAGCTCAAATCTAAAGAGGAACGAAAGCTGCGGCGGAAACAACAGAGGCTGGCTACATCCGTAATCCAGAATGAGTCGAACAGTTTAAAAATAGAAGATAAAACTGAAAACGGAGCAGACAAAGGCATTGACCAAT CATCGTTCAAGGATTGTGCTGTATACGGAGATCGTGTTTTACACCAAATTGATAAAAACAGAGATCTTTTTAACGATGAGAGCCACAATATTTCTAGTATGCTGGTGTGTCTGAGACCGTGGATGAAGTTGGATGAGGATAAGGGTCATGTAAGCATATTGAAGGACCGTGCAGAACCACGGGTTCTCAGGGAGCTGGTGGATCTGCTGTTGGAGAGAAAGAACAGGGTTTGGGCCAGAGTCTTTCTTCATAACCTCAGTGGCTGCCAAGATGTCAAGCCTAAAGTTCATGAATGGGCTCAGCAACTTAACAATGCTG GTCTGAAAGCTGCTGAGAACTTTATTGGTCAATTTGGTGATGAACTGGAAAAACTGAATCTCTCTTCCCTGTTGGAGTCTCCCCCACTACACGATGTATTTTCTAATAAGGGCTTTCCTTTAATAGAGTACCTGAGACAAGCTCCACCACAGGAAATGCGCCTCTTTATTTGGACTCTAGAGGAATACCGAGAGCACTACCCTTCCTGGTTCACTATCCTTGATGACTATTTTGAAATGG atgCAGTATGTTTAGTGTTAAAGAAGACCGAAAAAGATGACCTCTTA AGTTCTGTTTATAAGAGTAAAAGCAAAAATCgaaaaaagaagcagaaagaaCCAAAG tctgtCTTGCTTCTATCGGGGATACGAAGAGATGAAGAGGACGATTTCTTCTTTGAGGAAGATtcact GATGCTGCTCGATGGTGATGATCCTTTTAGTGTTCCAGATAATTTGAGGGAGCAGGTTGCAGAGTTTGAGGGGCAGTATGTCACCTCGGGATACCTTAAACACTATAAGAGATTTCTGGACAACGACCCAGATCCAACTAAAGAGAGTTTATATGA TTACTTTGCACAGATTCTGGAGGAGCATGGCCCTCTCGAGGTGTCAGACCAACTGCTTGTGGGCGAGCTGAAGAACTTTCCCCCTGAAGCGCAGCAAAAGATTGAAGCTGCTGGAGGACTTGAACATTTCCTGCTTGAGTCACTTCGATTTGTAATTTATGACGGCATCATCGGACTGACGTCACATGCTGTGTGCTTACAGCACACTGTGGATGATGATGCCTTTCTATTGGCAAACTTTCCCCCTCATACTTGGAGCAAGGTTGATTCAGAGCCTAAAGGATCCTCCCATCTCAACCCCACGGCCAAAGAGTTCCTGCCCCAGACTAAACATTTGAGTCTGAATGACAGCAGTGAATCTTATGATCATGCTACTTGTCCTGTTCTCCCAAGTCCTTatgtttttccccctcaaatTTCTCAGAatttaaattatacatttgGTCTGCAAGATATGCCTGGAACTGTAAAACCTGGTGTACAAGAAGCAGAGTATCATGATTACTTCCCTGATGTCCCACTGGATGCATTTAACGCTGAGGCTCTCAGCTCtgttaataattatattcattttaaagaagCCATATGTCATAATAGTAAGACCATTTTTGTTCAG ACGGTTTGGGGTAACAAAGATACCAGAGATGATGTTGCCATTAATACAGAACCATATGCACAGTTTGAAAAGAACAGA GGAGATATGAcccaaacagaaaaaaacaacataaaatttGAAAAACGCATCCAAAATTTGAAGGAAATGCTTAAGGCTTTTCAAAACGAAAGAGGAGAGTCATGTTCTGCACTTGAAGCTGAAGTGAGGGAAATTAATCAGCACATAGAG ATTTCCAACAAAGAACTGACTTTGTTCCAACAAAAGCTTGAGGATGAGGTACGGAAAGATCAGCAGGAGAAGCGAGACCACCAAGAGATGCTGAAGGTTTTAAAGGGTGAGATCAAAGAGCTGGTGAATTTTCAGGAGAG TATTTCCAAGCTAATCCAGGATAAGAATGTGGAGTATCAGAAAGAACTGGACCATTTCCTTGCAGTAAG TAACCAATGGGCAGCTGAGAAGATGAGTTTGGaggataaaataaagaaatatagagATCTGTGTGCAAAAGCAACCAGTCGATCACTGGCAGGACAA GTGTCCGTCCTGAAAAATAGGCGAGAACGTGGGCTGCGTGGCTTGAGGAAGTACTTGTCAAATGGGAAAGCAATTCTAAAACACCTGACTGAGATATCACCCAC GTATCCATCTGCAAATCTCGGTTCCATCACTGAGGCCTGGAAATCATTCGTACAGGAAGTTGAGGAGAAGATCGTAAGAGCCGAG aCGCAGTATGAAGAGCAGATAGAGTTTGTGAAAAAGGGCACCAGCTTGTCCTCTCTCCCTGCAGTTGGCATACCAAGCACCCCTGCTCTTCCTCTTGTACCG GCCTTTCTTCAGCCATTGTCCAGTCCGCAGCCAGTTTTTCAgcatgcacacccacacaccccaTATGGAGTTCAGCAGCATCCTGCCAGACCTCAAACACACATGgcagtaaacacacaccacGCCATGCACACACCTCCAGCAGCCAGTGAGAACGCTGCTGCTCCAGCGCCCCCTGCAGCCTCAGGTCCAGTTCAGCCTCCACAGCCGCTCGCTGTATTTGAGAGGATCCTGGATCGTCTCAGCTCCATGTTCCCTCACTACAGCAA atcGGTCCTGACAAAATTTATTCAAGAGGTCCGCGTTATGAACGGTGGCAGTCTGAGTATGATGAAGTATGAAGAAGTGATTAACAGAGCTGCTCAACTCATCCTTGACCACCAGGAACACTCACAA gagcAGATGAACTTTGCAAGTGGAGATGTGGCTGGAGTGAGAGATTTAGCAGTACCAAGTCCAACTCCTCCCAGTGACCCCCCCAGAGCTTCTGCAACTCCCCCACCTGCACATGTGTGGAAGAGCGTGTCCTCTCAGCATCGCAAGTCTTCCAGAGCT CTGAACATGGAGGACCCTTGCATTATTTGTCATGATGATATGACACCTGAGGAcctgtgtgtgctggagtgtcGCCATAGCTTCCACAGAGAG TGCATAAAGTCCTGGCTGAAGGAGCAGAGCACTTGTCCCACTTGCCGAGAGCATGCACTTTTACCTGAGGATTTCCCCATGCTGCCAGGACGACATCGACGGGGACACATGCATGCAGCAACCTTCTCTTAA
- the ttc3 gene encoding E3 ubiquitin-protein ligase TTC3 isoform X6, producing the protein MFRRPEGACGVDHMAQHVHPDKAPEAAHSSDSAENKKAEDIKQEEPSGKTVTDPQAEDVFKDPESEMGDRKARKKAASGIPEKQSVRNKQPPTQEKPQSSSSSSSEVCSKEQFCAAVRDAHIALSDQRCRNAEQSFSEALRILGSSGTKDLSITELDRTLLIYGYATALIEIGQPEELAEAQRQFEKLSSSANRTFQSLVHYGLGKVLLKENKFSKAKDEFLNALLMVQRQIMPGKLTWPTTKVTVEETCPEYLKEQLERFIETCKFPPKPDAVCRHCLGQAFIYFTDPDFKGFIRLSCCQSCKVEYHINCWKKFKAASFSDKNDKDFLQDLCFTPDCTGTVCRFVIFDSTGLIKCEFKSPISKSKVPGMRVKQKCTSLKKLKSKEERKLRRKQQRLATSVIQNESNSLKIEDKTENGADKGIDQSSFKDCAVYGDRVLHQIDKNRDLFNDESHNISSMLVCLRPWMKLDEDKGHVSILKDRAEPRVLRELVDLLLERKNRVWARVFLHNLSGCQDVKPKVHEWAQQLNNAGLKAAENFIGQFGDELEKLNLSSLLESPPLHDVFSNKGFPLIEYLRQAPPQEMRLFIWTLEEYREHYPSWFTILDDYFEMDAVCLVLKKTEKDDLLSSVYKSKSKNRKKKQKEPKSVLLLSGIRRDEEDDFFFEEDSLMLLDGDDPFSVPDNLREQVAEFEGQYVTSGYLKHYKRFLDNDPDPTKESLYDYFAQILEEHGPLEVSDQLLVGELKNFPPEAQQKIEAAGGLEHFLLESLRFVIYDGIIGLTSHAVCLQHTVDDDAFLLANFPPHTWSKVDSEPKGSSHLNPTAKEFLPQTKHLSLNDSSESYDHATCPVLPSPYVFPPQISQNLNYTFGLQDMPGTVKPGVQEAEYHDYFPDVPLDAFNAEALSSVNNYIHFKEAICHNSKTIFVQTVWGNKDTRDDVAINTEPYAQFEKNRGDMTQTEKNNIKFEKRIQNLKEMLKAFQNERGESCSALEAEVREINQHIEISNKELTLFQQKLEDEVRKDQQEKRDHQEMLKVLKGEIKELVNFQESISKLIQDKNVEYQKELDHFLAVSNQWAAEKMSLEDKIKKYRDLCAKATSRSLAGQVSVLKNRRERGLRGLRKYLSNGKAILKHLTEISPTYPSANLGSITEAWKSFVQEVEEKIVRAETQYEEQIEFVKKGTSLSSLPAVGIPSTPALPLVPAFLQPLSSPQPVFQHAHPHTPYGVQQHPARPQTHMAVNTHHAMHTPPAASENAAAPAPPAASGPVQPPQPLAVFERILDRLSSMFPHYSKSVLTKFIQEVRVMNGGSLSMMKYEEVINRAAQLILDHQEHSQEQMNFASGDVAGVRDLAVPSPTPPSDPPRASATPPPAHVWKSVSSQHRKSSRALNMEDPCIICHDDMTPEDLCVLECRHSFHRECIKSWLKEQSTCPTCREHALLPEDFPMLPGRHRRGHMHAATFS; encoded by the exons ATGTTCAGAAG ACCCGAGGGAGCATGTGGAGTAGATCACATGGCCCAACATGTTCATCCAGACAAAGCCCCAGAGGCAGCTCATAGCTCTGATAGTGCAGAGAATAAG AAAGCAGAAGACATAAAGCAGGAGGAACCATCAG GGAAGACTGTGACTGACCCTCAGGCTGAGGACGTCTTTAAAGACCCTGAAAG CGAAATGGGGGACCGAAAGGCCAGAAAAAAGGCAGCGTCGGGCATTCCAGAGAAACAgtctgtaaggaataaacagcCACCTACACAGGAAAAG CcccagagcagcagcagcagcagcagtgaagTGTGCAGTAAGGAGCAGTTCTGTGCTGCAGTACGGGATGCTCATATAGCACTCAGTGACCAGCGTTGCCGCAACGCAGAGCAGTCTTTCTCTGAGGCACTCAGGATTCTGGGCTCCAGTGGGACCAAG GATCTCAGCATAACTGAACTGGACAGAACTTTGTTGATCTATGGTTATGCTACAGCCCTGATAGAAATTGGGCAACCTGAG gaattggCAGAAGCTCAGCGGCAGTTTGAAAAACTAAGCTCTTCAGCAAACAGAACGTTCCAGTCCTTGGTTCATTATGGTTTAGGAAAGGTGTTATTGAAGGAGAATAA ATTTAGCAAAGCCAAAGATGAATTTTTGAATGCTCTGTTGATGGTTCAGAGGCAGATCATGCCAGGAAAACTGACCTGGCCAACCACTAAAGTAACTGTTGAAGAGACCTGTCCTGAATATTTAAAG GAGCAGCTTGAGAGGTTTATTGAGACCTGCAAATTCCCACCTAAGCCGGATGCAGTTTGCCGACATTGCTTGGGACAAGCCTTTATATATTTCACAGATCCAGACTTTAAG GGCTTCATTCGATTGTcatgctgtcagagctgcaagGTGGAGTATCATATCAATTGCTGGAAAAAGTTCAAAGCTGCTTCATTTTCTGACAAGAATGACAAG gaTTTCCTGCAGGATTTGTGTTTTACTCCTGACTGTACTGGTACAGTCTGTCGATTTGTCATATTTGACTCAACTGGTCTTATTAAGTGTGAG TTTAAATCACCTATTTCTAAAAGCAAAGTTCCTGGGATGAGAGTCAAGCAGAAATGTACAAG TCTTAAGAAGCTCAAATCTAAAGAGGAACGAAAGCTGCGGCGGAAACAACAGAGGCTGGCTACATCCGTAATCCAGAATGAGTCGAACAGTTTAAAAATAGAAGATAAAACTGAAAACGGAGCAGACAAAGGCATTGACCAAT CATCGTTCAAGGATTGTGCTGTATACGGAGATCGTGTTTTACACCAAATTGATAAAAACAGAGATCTTTTTAACGATGAGAGCCACAATATTTCTAGTATGCTGGTGTGTCTGAGACCGTGGATGAAGTTGGATGAGGATAAGGGTCATGTAAGCATATTGAAGGACCGTGCAGAACCACGGGTTCTCAGGGAGCTGGTGGATCTGCTGTTGGAGAGAAAGAACAGGGTTTGGGCCAGAGTCTTTCTTCATAACCTCAGTGGCTGCCAAGATGTCAAGCCTAAAGTTCATGAATGGGCTCAGCAACTTAACAATGCTG GTCTGAAAGCTGCTGAGAACTTTATTGGTCAATTTGGTGATGAACTGGAAAAACTGAATCTCTCTTCCCTGTTGGAGTCTCCCCCACTACACGATGTATTTTCTAATAAGGGCTTTCCTTTAATAGAGTACCTGAGACAAGCTCCACCACAGGAAATGCGCCTCTTTATTTGGACTCTAGAGGAATACCGAGAGCACTACCCTTCCTGGTTCACTATCCTTGATGACTATTTTGAAATGG atgCAGTATGTTTAGTGTTAAAGAAGACCGAAAAAGATGACCTCTTA AGTTCTGTTTATAAGAGTAAAAGCAAAAATCgaaaaaagaagcagaaagaaCCAAAG tctgtCTTGCTTCTATCGGGGATACGAAGAGATGAAGAGGACGATTTCTTCTTTGAGGAAGATtcact GATGCTGCTCGATGGTGATGATCCTTTTAGTGTTCCAGATAATTTGAGGGAGCAGGTTGCAGAGTTTGAGGGGCAGTATGTCACCTCGGGATACCTTAAACACTATAAGAGATTTCTGGACAACGACCCAGATCCAACTAAAGAGAGTTTATATGA TTACTTTGCACAGATTCTGGAGGAGCATGGCCCTCTCGAGGTGTCAGACCAACTGCTTGTGGGCGAGCTGAAGAACTTTCCCCCTGAAGCGCAGCAAAAGATTGAAGCTGCTGGAGGACTTGAACATTTCCTGCTTGAGTCACTTCGATTTGTAATTTATGACGGCATCATCGGACTGACGTCACATGCTGTGTGCTTACAGCACACTGTGGATGATGATGCCTTTCTATTGGCAAACTTTCCCCCTCATACTTGGAGCAAGGTTGATTCAGAGCCTAAAGGATCCTCCCATCTCAACCCCACGGCCAAAGAGTTCCTGCCCCAGACTAAACATTTGAGTCTGAATGACAGCAGTGAATCTTATGATCATGCTACTTGTCCTGTTCTCCCAAGTCCTTatgtttttccccctcaaatTTCTCAGAatttaaattatacatttgGTCTGCAAGATATGCCTGGAACTGTAAAACCTGGTGTACAAGAAGCAGAGTATCATGATTACTTCCCTGATGTCCCACTGGATGCATTTAACGCTGAGGCTCTCAGCTCtgttaataattatattcattttaaagaagCCATATGTCATAATAGTAAGACCATTTTTGTTCAG ACGGTTTGGGGTAACAAAGATACCAGAGATGATGTTGCCATTAATACAGAACCATATGCACAGTTTGAAAAGAACAGA GGAGATATGAcccaaacagaaaaaaacaacataaaatttGAAAAACGCATCCAAAATTTGAAGGAAATGCTTAAGGCTTTTCAAAACGAAAGAGGAGAGTCATGTTCTGCACTTGAAGCTGAAGTGAGGGAAATTAATCAGCACATAGAG ATTTCCAACAAAGAACTGACTTTGTTCCAACAAAAGCTTGAGGATGAGGTACGGAAAGATCAGCAGGAGAAGCGAGACCACCAAGAGATGCTGAAGGTTTTAAAGGGTGAGATCAAAGAGCTGGTGAATTTTCAGGAGAG TATTTCCAAGCTAATCCAGGATAAGAATGTGGAGTATCAGAAAGAACTGGACCATTTCCTTGCAGTAAG TAACCAATGGGCAGCTGAGAAGATGAGTTTGGaggataaaataaagaaatatagagATCTGTGTGCAAAAGCAACCAGTCGATCACTGGCAGGACAA GTGTCCGTCCTGAAAAATAGGCGAGAACGTGGGCTGCGTGGCTTGAGGAAGTACTTGTCAAATGGGAAAGCAATTCTAAAACACCTGACTGAGATATCACCCAC GTATCCATCTGCAAATCTCGGTTCCATCACTGAGGCCTGGAAATCATTCGTACAGGAAGTTGAGGAGAAGATCGTAAGAGCCGAG aCGCAGTATGAAGAGCAGATAGAGTTTGTGAAAAAGGGCACCAGCTTGTCCTCTCTCCCTGCAGTTGGCATACCAAGCACCCCTGCTCTTCCTCTTGTACCG GCCTTTCTTCAGCCATTGTCCAGTCCGCAGCCAGTTTTTCAgcatgcacacccacacaccccaTATGGAGTTCAGCAGCATCCTGCCAGACCTCAAACACACATGgcagtaaacacacaccacGCCATGCACACACCTCCAGCAGCCAGTGAGAACGCTGCTGCTCCAGCGCCCCCTGCAGCCTCAGGTCCAGTTCAGCCTCCACAGCCGCTCGCTGTATTTGAGAGGATCCTGGATCGTCTCAGCTCCATGTTCCCTCACTACAGCAA atcGGTCCTGACAAAATTTATTCAAGAGGTCCGCGTTATGAACGGTGGCAGTCTGAGTATGATGAAGTATGAAGAAGTGATTAACAGAGCTGCTCAACTCATCCTTGACCACCAGGAACACTCACAA gagcAGATGAACTTTGCAAGTGGAGATGTGGCTGGAGTGAGAGATTTAGCAGTACCAAGTCCAACTCCTCCCAGTGACCCCCCCAGAGCTTCTGCAACTCCCCCACCTGCACATGTGTGGAAGAGCGTGTCCTCTCAGCATCGCAAGTCTTCCAGAGCT CTGAACATGGAGGACCCTTGCATTATTTGTCATGATGATATGACACCTGAGGAcctgtgtgtgctggagtgtcGCCATAGCTTCCACAGAGAG TGCATAAAGTCCTGGCTGAAGGAGCAGAGCACTTGTCCCACTTGCCGAGAGCATGCACTTTTACCTGAGGATTTCCCCATGCTGCCAGGACGACATCGACGGGGACACATGCATGCAGCAACCTTCTCTTAA